A section of the Zavarzinella sp. genome encodes:
- a CDS encoding serine/threonine-protein kinase, translating into MLNPQDNEEGFNYDLKEIGPISDPQDTIILANQSTLPDILPHEINSALPDIGSMLNDFIRIEGVIAHARHSIVYKAFHQKLGMEVAVKMPNLQDAQQIYVLQSFYENEVSILAKLIHNNISRIVYFDQFNDLPYIVTQYVEGKSLTEVMKAHQMQPQVGYCLKVASTTLSALNFAWKRGIIHRDIKPDNLICRPDGQLTVIDWGLAAERDEYLPVHSERNMYRYLGCPAFQAPELARPGGRFDSRADIYSLGAMMYFLVTGKYPFNYTKVEQVLYAHLHYEPIPPHELVAKPGMLKLSDLIMRMMAKNPNHRPSIREMQEEFTLISEVVAQPRTRYLFGQ; encoded by the coding sequence ATGTTGAATCCTCAGGATAATGAGGAAGGATTCAATTACGACCTGAAGGAAATAGGACCCATCTCTGATCCGCAGGATACTATTATCCTGGCGAATCAATCAACGTTGCCCGATATCCTGCCGCACGAAATAAACAGTGCGTTGCCAGATATTGGTTCGATGCTGAACGACTTCATCCGAATCGAAGGAGTAATCGCACATGCCAGACACAGTATCGTTTACAAAGCATTCCACCAGAAACTGGGTATGGAAGTTGCTGTAAAAATGCCGAATCTGCAGGATGCCCAGCAGATTTATGTGCTGCAATCGTTCTATGAAAACGAGGTAAGCATCCTGGCAAAATTAATTCACAATAATATTTCCAGAATCGTTTACTTCGATCAGTTCAATGACTTGCCGTACATCGTTACCCAGTATGTGGAAGGGAAATCCCTGACTGAGGTGATGAAAGCACACCAGATGCAGCCCCAGGTGGGCTACTGTCTGAAGGTAGCAAGCACCACCTTGTCTGCGTTAAACTTTGCCTGGAAACGGGGAATCATCCATCGTGATATCAAACCCGATAACCTGATTTGTCGCCCTGATGGCCAACTAACGGTGATCGACTGGGGACTTGCAGCTGAACGCGACGAATACCTGCCCGTACATTCGGAACGGAATATGTATCGCTATCTTGGTTGTCCGGCATTTCAGGCACCAGAACTGGCACGTCCCGGTGGACGGTTTGATTCGCGGGCCGATATTTACAGCCTGGGTGCGATGATGTATTTTCTGGTTACTGGCAAGTATCCATTTAATTACACCAAAGTGGAGCAGGTGCTGTATGCCCACCTGCACTACGAGCCAATCCCACCACATGAGTTGGTTGCGAAGCCGGGAATGTTGAAGTTGTCCGATCTGATTATGCGGATGATGGCCAAAAATCCGAACCATCGTCCCAGCATTCGCGAAATGCAGGAAGAATTCACACTAATTAGCGAAGTTGTCGCCCAACCCCGCACCCGCTATTTGTTCGGCCAATAA
- a CDS encoding DUF1501 domain-containing protein — protein MSFPLNRRGFLQAGALGVGSLSFSNLLRLQAETQNHSSKDHPAVILLWLPGGAPHMEMYDMKPDAPEDYRGAFKPIASNVLGIDVCEHLPMHAKIADKFTVIRSVHHNFSDHGGGHKKFLTGRDPMSPVGFVNDYPMVGSLVSKSFENRDVGMPNYVAGMDNGRQGIDTFSFGAAYLGRATTPFMVPGDPCDAKFGVQNLSIPAELADRLGDRRDLLKKLDTVRRDIDQSGAMSAMDAFDRKAVELATSTKARDAFDLSKEPMKLRERYGWHRYGQRALLARRLVEAGCTFVTMVLENPSPPGESFPKEATYNWDSHAVNCHIFEDSKFRFPYYDRAVTALIEDIYARGLDKRVMVIVTGEFGRTPRISYSVGTQTKVQQPGRDHWPQSMSMIVSGGGMTTGQIIGSTDSKGAHPKDRPLTPNDLWATMYAHLGINPEHSFPDHTGRPMPILPEGKVISELNI, from the coding sequence ATGTCTTTCCCTCTCAATCGTCGTGGTTTTTTACAGGCAGGTGCTTTGGGTGTGGGCTCGTTGTCGTTCTCCAACCTGTTGCGACTGCAGGCCGAAACGCAGAATCACAGTTCAAAAGACCACCCAGCGGTCATTTTGTTGTGGCTTCCAGGTGGTGCACCCCACATGGAAATGTACGATATGAAGCCGGATGCACCGGAAGACTATCGTGGGGCATTCAAGCCAATTGCTTCCAATGTACTTGGGATCGATGTTTGTGAGCATCTACCGATGCATGCCAAAATCGCCGATAAGTTTACTGTGATCCGTTCGGTGCACCACAATTTCAGCGACCACGGTGGAGGGCACAAGAAATTCCTGACAGGGCGCGACCCCATGTCACCGGTGGGGTTCGTCAACGATTACCCCATGGTCGGTTCGCTGGTTTCCAAATCATTTGAAAATCGCGATGTCGGAATGCCAAACTATGTGGCAGGTATGGATAACGGCCGGCAAGGAATTGACACCTTCAGCTTTGGTGCTGCCTATTTGGGTCGCGCCACCACACCGTTCATGGTGCCCGGTGACCCATGCGATGCTAAGTTTGGTGTGCAGAACTTGTCGATTCCGGCTGAGCTTGCCGATCGCCTGGGTGATCGGCGAGATCTATTGAAGAAATTAGATACTGTTCGTCGCGATATTGACCAAAGCGGGGCAATGTCTGCGATGGATGCGTTTGACAGAAAAGCAGTGGAACTTGCTACCAGCACGAAGGCTCGCGATGCATTTGATCTCAGCAAGGAACCGATGAAGCTGCGGGAACGCTATGGTTGGCACCGCTATGGTCAACGGGCATTGTTAGCTCGCCGATTGGTGGAAGCGGGTTGTACCTTTGTCACCATGGTGCTGGAAAATCCATCCCCCCCAGGAGAGTCTTTTCCAAAAGAAGCTACCTACAACTGGGATTCCCATGCGGTGAACTGCCACATCTTCGAAGACAGCAAGTTTCGTTTTCCCTATTACGACCGTGCTGTCACTGCGTTGATTGAAGATATTTACGCACGCGGGCTGGACAAGCGAGTGATGGTTATTGTCACTGGTGAGTTTGGTCGAACCCCACGGATCTCTTACTCAGTGGGCACCCAAACCAAAGTGCAGCAACCCGGTCGGGATCACTGGCCGCAGTCGATGTCAATGATTGTTTCAGGCGGTGGAATGACAACCGGGCAGATCATTGGTTCCACCGATTCGAAAGGTGCCCATCCAAAAGATCGCCCATTGACACCCAACGATTTATGGGCAACGATGTATGCCCACTTGGGGATCAATCCGGAACATTCTTTCCCAGACCATACTGGCCGTCCCATGCCAATTCTTCCCGAAGGAAAAGTTATTTCGGAACTGAATATCTAG
- a CDS encoding DUF6797 domain-containing protein yields MNPRHFIYSLLTTISVIAVYCYLPAEDAKQVSKSQTLEQELLAEGAASLAKAALANGDPVRGATLFYQPYLACSKCHDPQDQKLRIGPDLAKLSKPTTAEHLIESILEPSRVIHKGFEGITITLLDGSTVKGMLLETKPGELVVRDAARDFGKVTIAVKDIDTQKLDSVSLMPTGQANQLTTRQQFLDIARYLIDINTKGPSLADELRPKQISLVRAPLPAYENDLDHAGLIADLNTDSLKRGGEIYSRICMNCHGTKDKPGSMPTSLRFAEGVFKSGSDPYSMYRTLTHGFGLMPQQTLLVPRQKYDVIHYIRETFLKPANRSQYFSVNEQYLGRLPKGKGRGPAPSTILPWVAMDYGSSLNNTYEISRDKSNFAYKGIAVRLDDGPGGISRGQYWMVYDHDTMRAAAAWTGKGFIDWQGIHFDGRHQAHPHIDGQIQWTTPPGPGWANPSDGTFTDTRILGRDNKHYGPLPKQWLHYKGQYRFGNKIVLDYTVGTTKILESPRLAATMPESVFTRIFNIGPRDQEMVLRVAQSPAGATKLETNQHPKAGHLAILVPAKETQPKEPAKGKIQFNGSLYLEAAKPDDFDMTQKDFTIAARIKTNRTGVIFAKTASGEKWVPDGKGFFIRNGKLVYDIGWVGAVTSRRLVNDNRWHDVALSWEEKSGMVTMYIDGKRDSSGILKPKAVAKGQKVRIGFAAPNFPNPEPFQGAIAGIRFYQRKLSEDDFKAGFAKLPEDKALIASWNFDAASSPLVNDQSGNTHDAKVVLALDADSQPGMLVAGLSESGQGLQFRIGVDGDLQLVIPAGKDSLQFQLWLSRIEDKTAIDKLGTQVASIEASVDLAPLTKGGSPQWPGLLRTQFTKGADDNAFAIDILTLPVSNPWACQIRLSGLDFYPEGNRMVACTWDGDVWEIKGISGQGELTWQRIASGLFQPLGIKIVEGKIYVCCRDQLVILNDLDGDGETDYYENFNNDHQVTEHFHEFAMGLQTDSKGNFYYAKAARHALPAIIPHHGTLLRVDKNGSKTDILATGFRAPNGVCLNTDGTFFLTDQEGHWTPKNRINHVKVGGFYGNMFGYHHQIDPSDSAMELPLCWITNSFDRSPSELLWVPENTWGPLGGSLMNLSYGYGKVYVVPHETVNGQMQGGMSELPLPQFPTGTMRGRFNPTDKQLYLCGMNAWGSNQQQPGGFYRVRFTGKEMAVPLDLQASEKQMTIRFSSKLDAKAAADASQYQVTVWDLKRNANYGSKHINERKLEISSVDVSPDGCSITLKLPKLEPTWGMEIKYSLKTASGQSVRNSIHSSIYHLKPKK; encoded by the coding sequence ATGAATCCACGACATTTTATCTATTCGCTTTTGACAACAATCAGTGTTATAGCTGTTTATTGCTATCTTCCAGCTGAAGACGCCAAGCAGGTTTCTAAATCGCAAACGCTGGAACAGGAGCTGCTGGCAGAAGGGGCTGCCTCGCTAGCAAAAGCGGCTCTAGCGAATGGCGATCCTGTCCGCGGCGCTACGCTGTTTTACCAGCCGTACCTTGCCTGCTCCAAGTGCCACGATCCGCAGGATCAGAAACTACGAATTGGGCCCGATCTTGCCAAACTTTCCAAGCCGACGACAGCAGAGCACCTGATCGAATCAATTCTGGAGCCTTCCAGGGTAATCCACAAAGGTTTTGAAGGAATCACTATCACATTGCTGGATGGTTCCACTGTAAAAGGTATGTTGTTGGAAACGAAGCCGGGTGAATTAGTTGTTCGCGATGCAGCTCGGGACTTCGGGAAAGTCACTATTGCAGTGAAAGATATTGACACCCAAAAACTGGATAGCGTATCCCTGATGCCCACAGGCCAGGCGAATCAACTGACGACGAGACAACAATTTTTAGACATTGCCCGGTATCTGATTGATATCAACACAAAAGGGCCTTCGCTGGCAGATGAATTGCGACCAAAGCAGATTTCGCTGGTGCGTGCTCCACTGCCAGCATACGAAAACGATCTCGATCATGCGGGTCTGATTGCCGACTTGAATACAGACAGCTTGAAACGCGGTGGGGAGATCTATTCACGCATCTGTATGAATTGTCACGGCACGAAAGATAAGCCTGGCTCTATGCCAACGTCATTGCGGTTTGCGGAAGGTGTGTTTAAAAGTGGATCAGACCCGTACAGTATGTATCGCACCTTGACGCATGGTTTCGGACTGATGCCACAGCAGACACTACTTGTGCCACGTCAAAAATATGATGTCATCCACTACATTCGCGAAACATTTTTGAAGCCAGCCAATCGTTCACAATACTTTTCCGTGAATGAACAATACCTTGGCAGATTGCCGAAAGGTAAAGGACGCGGCCCAGCACCGTCGACGATTTTGCCCTGGGTCGCAATGGATTATGGATCCAGTTTAAACAACACTTATGAGATCAGCCGCGATAAATCGAATTTTGCATACAAGGGAATCGCGGTTCGTCTGGATGATGGGCCAGGTGGTATCTCACGCGGTCAATATTGGATGGTTTACGACCACGACACCATGCGGGCTGCTGCAGCGTGGACAGGGAAGGGTTTTATTGACTGGCAGGGGATTCATTTTGATGGTCGACATCAGGCACATCCGCACATCGATGGTCAGATTCAATGGACTACACCGCCTGGGCCAGGCTGGGCCAATCCCTCCGATGGTACTTTTACCGATACACGTATTCTCGGCCGCGACAATAAACACTACGGCCCATTGCCGAAACAATGGCTGCACTACAAAGGCCAGTATCGCTTCGGTAACAAGATCGTTCTTGATTACACCGTTGGCACAACGAAAATCCTGGAATCACCGCGTCTTGCTGCAACAATGCCGGAAAGCGTATTCACACGCATCTTCAATATCGGTCCACGAGATCAGGAAATGGTGTTGCGAGTTGCCCAATCACCTGCAGGGGCGACGAAATTAGAAACGAATCAACATCCAAAAGCGGGTCATCTGGCTATCCTGGTGCCTGCCAAAGAAACTCAGCCGAAGGAGCCTGCAAAAGGTAAGATTCAGTTCAACGGATCATTGTATCTTGAAGCTGCCAAGCCAGATGATTTCGACATGACGCAGAAAGATTTCACGATTGCCGCTCGCATCAAGACGAACCGCACAGGCGTCATTTTTGCAAAAACCGCATCAGGCGAAAAGTGGGTTCCGGATGGCAAAGGGTTTTTTATTCGAAATGGCAAACTTGTTTACGATATCGGCTGGGTGGGTGCCGTCACAAGCCGACGTTTAGTGAATGATAATCGTTGGCATGATGTTGCGTTGTCATGGGAAGAAAAAAGCGGTATGGTAACTATGTACATCGATGGCAAGCGAGATTCCAGCGGAATTTTGAAGCCAAAAGCGGTTGCGAAAGGTCAGAAGGTACGCATCGGTTTTGCTGCTCCCAATTTTCCGAACCCCGAGCCGTTCCAAGGTGCCATCGCAGGAATACGGTTTTATCAACGCAAGTTAAGTGAAGATGATTTCAAAGCCGGTTTCGCAAAATTACCTGAAGATAAAGCACTGATTGCTTCCTGGAATTTCGATGCCGCCAGCTCTCCTCTGGTGAATGACCAAAGCGGTAATACCCATGATGCCAAGGTTGTCTTGGCTCTCGATGCAGATTCACAGCCGGGAATGCTGGTAGCTGGTCTTTCCGAAAGCGGGCAAGGACTCCAGTTTCGTATCGGTGTCGATGGTGATCTGCAACTGGTGATACCAGCGGGCAAAGACTCACTTCAATTTCAACTCTGGCTGTCGCGGATTGAAGACAAAACAGCGATCGACAAGCTGGGAACACAAGTCGCTTCGATAGAAGCATCAGTCGATTTAGCTCCGCTGACAAAAGGCGGATCACCGCAGTGGCCTGGGTTGTTGCGTACGCAGTTCACAAAGGGTGCTGATGATAACGCGTTTGCAATCGATATTCTTACCCTGCCAGTAAGTAATCCCTGGGCATGTCAGATTCGACTATCCGGCCTTGATTTTTATCCGGAAGGAAATCGCATGGTGGCCTGCACTTGGGATGGCGATGTCTGGGAGATAAAGGGTATCTCGGGCCAGGGCGAATTAACCTGGCAACGTATTGCATCCGGTTTGTTCCAACCGCTGGGAATCAAAATTGTGGAGGGAAAGATCTATGTTTGTTGCCGGGATCAACTGGTCATTCTAAATGATCTTGATGGTGATGGTGAAACAGATTACTATGAAAACTTCAATAATGATCATCAGGTGACCGAGCATTTTCACGAATTTGCGATGGGCCTGCAAACAGATTCAAAAGGCAATTTCTATTACGCGAAAGCGGCCCGGCATGCCTTGCCAGCAATCATTCCGCACCATGGGACATTGCTGCGAGTTGATAAAAACGGCTCGAAGACAGATATTCTAGCAACTGGCTTTCGTGCACCAAACGGAGTTTGCCTGAATACGGATGGCACGTTTTTTCTGACTGATCAGGAAGGCCATTGGACACCGAAGAATCGCATCAATCATGTGAAAGTAGGTGGATTTTACGGTAACATGTTCGGCTATCATCATCAGATCGATCCATCGGACAGCGCAATGGAATTGCCATTGTGCTGGATTACCAACAGCTTTGATCGATCACCATCGGAACTGCTCTGGGTACCAGAAAACACCTGGGGACCGCTTGGTGGATCGCTGATGAATCTGTCTTATGGCTACGGAAAAGTGTACGTTGTGCCCCATGAAACAGTCAACGGGCAGATGCAGGGTGGTATGTCTGAATTACCTCTGCCTCAGTTCCCTACGGGTACGATGCGTGGCCGCTTTAATCCGACTGATAAACAGTTGTATCTATGTGGAATGAATGCCTGGGGAAGTAATCAGCAGCAACCAGGCGGGTTTTACAGAGTTCGATTTACTGGTAAGGAAATGGCGGTTCCCCTTGATCTGCAGGCAAGTGAGAAGCAAATGACAATTCGCTTCAGCAGCAAACTGGATGCGAAAGCTGCTGCCGACGCAAGCCAGTATCAAGTGACGGTGTGGGATTTGAAACGGAATGCCAATTATGGCTCAAAGCATATCAATGAACGAAAGTTGGAAATCAGCTCAGTTGATGTAAGCCCCGATGGATGCTCAATTACATTGAAATTGCCGAAATTAGAGCCCACGTGGGGGATGGAAATAAAATATTCGTTGAAAACCGCCAGTGGACAGTCTGTCCGCAATTCGATCCACAGTTCGATCTATCATTTGAAACCGAAGAAGTGA
- a CDS encoding IS630 transposase-related protein, producing the protein MRAISLDLRERILADFRKGMNFAQLAKKYTVSAEWVRLFIRRFQSTGEVAPRSKRVKKKPFHIRYEAELPAAVAEQPDLTLELLRTKLGVKVSVATLHASLVALKITFKKNAKSCRTKST; encoded by the coding sequence ATGCGTGCCATTTCACTCGATTTACGAGAGCGGATCCTTGCAGATTTTCGCAAAGGAATGAACTTTGCTCAGCTGGCAAAAAAGTATACCGTGAGTGCCGAATGGGTACGCCTTTTTATTCGTAGATTTCAATCAACGGGTGAAGTTGCTCCAAGATCAAAACGAGTGAAGAAAAAACCGTTTCATATTCGTTATGAGGCTGAGCTGCCTGCAGCAGTTGCGGAACAACCTGATTTAACTTTGGAACTTTTAAGAACGAAGCTGGGAGTCAAAGTCAGTGTTGCCACATTGCATGCTTCCCTGGTCGCGCTGAAGATCACGTTTAAAAAAAACGCTAAAAGCTGCAGAACAAAATCGACCTGA
- a CDS encoding alanine:cation symporter family protein, translating to MVIFGGIKRIASVTEKIVPLMAIIYVGAALIIILSNYTYLDDAIILIFERAFTTTAGLGGLIGVLIVGFQRAAFSNQAGAGSAAIAHSAVNTQYPASEGAVALLEPFIDTVVICTMTALVIIFFQYGGHRARGYFHLR from the coding sequence CTGGTCATCTTTGGCGGGATCAAACGCATCGCCAGTGTGACGGAAAAGATTGTACCCCTTATGGCGATTATCTATGTCGGTGCAGCGCTGATCATCATTCTGTCCAATTATACGTACCTAGATGATGCGATCATCCTGATCTTTGAAAGAGCTTTCACAACGACTGCTGGTCTCGGCGGTTTGATCGGGGTTCTAATCGTTGGTTTCCAACGTGCGGCCTTTTCAAACCAGGCTGGGGCGGGTTCTGCCGCCATTGCCCATTCAGCTGTCAATACTCAATATCCGGCCAGTGAGGGGGCCGTAGCCCTGCTCGAACCTTTTATTGATACGGTAGTTATCTGTACAATGACGGCGCTGGTGATCATTTTTTTTCAATATGGGGGCCACAGGGCCCGAGGCTATTTTCACCTACGGTAA
- a CDS encoding transposase: MVGWREVSVRERRTKIDWAIEIARLLEGRYASCTKVIVVCDNLNTHTKGAFYEAFEPARARDLVRRIEFCYTPKHGSWLNIAENELSSLTRQCVSDRRFEDVDTLREETEAWSNDVNTTQRGVDWQMKIDEARTKLKSVYPTVKS, encoded by the coding sequence CTGGTCGGTTGGCGTGAAGTCTCCGTTCGCGAACGGAGGACGAAGATCGACTGGGCCATCGAAATAGCTCGGTTGCTGGAGGGTCGCTATGCATCATGTACCAAAGTGATCGTGGTGTGCGACAACCTCAACACCCACACCAAAGGCGCGTTCTATGAAGCATTTGAACCTGCACGTGCTCGTGATTTGGTTCGTCGGATCGAATTTTGCTACACGCCCAAGCATGGCAGTTGGCTGAACATCGCCGAGAATGAACTGAGTTCGTTAACCCGCCAATGTGTCTCAGATCGACGTTTTGAAGATGTCGACACGTTGCGTGAAGAAACCGAGGCATGGTCGAACGATGTCAACACCACACAGCGTGGCGTTGACTGGCAAATGAAGATCGACGAAGCACGAACGAAATTAAAATCGGTCTACCCGACAGTTAAGTCGTGA
- a CDS encoding helix-turn-helix domain-containing protein has protein sequence MRKLYIVRLTNQERVELQSVVKKLKGTGQKVRRAQILLKADADGPNWTDERIAEAFSCRTRTVERLRQRFVEQGFEETLNRAKRQQPPVDKLLTGDQEARIIATRLGPPPKGYNNWTLRLLARKVVELEIVESVSYETVRRTLKKMA, from the coding sequence ATGCGGAAGTTGTATATCGTTCGACTGACGAATCAAGAACGAGTCGAGCTTCAGAGTGTCGTCAAGAAGTTGAAGGGAACCGGGCAGAAAGTTCGACGTGCTCAGATTCTGCTGAAGGCAGATGCCGATGGTCCGAATTGGACCGATGAGCGTATTGCCGAGGCGTTTTCGTGTCGGACTAGAACCGTGGAACGGCTTCGCCAGCGGTTTGTCGAGCAAGGATTTGAAGAAACGCTCAACCGAGCTAAACGTCAGCAACCGCCAGTGGATAAGCTATTGACGGGCGACCAAGAGGCCCGCATCATCGCGACTCGGCTTGGGCCGCCTCCGAAAGGCTACAACAACTGGACGCTTCGGTTGCTGGCACGCAAGGTCGTGGAGTTGGAAATCGTGGAGTCGGTGAGCTATGAAACGGTCCGACGCACGCTAAAAAAAATGGCATGA
- a CDS encoding alanine:cation symporter family protein, with protein MLIHNNPRYPLTLLAVLFLPVLTFAQEKGLDQKIDKAFAPIANVWESIVTFGFPIIGVRMPLVAILLVLGALFFTVYFGFINIRRFPLAIWAVIGKYDYIERRNDPMTDNNKVIEGKNGETISIIGASGEVSHFQALATAISGTVGLGNVAGVAVAIAIGGPGATFWMIICGLLGMSTKFVECTLGVKYRDIDSNGTVYGGPMYYLSKGLAERGLTRLGRVFGIIFATLCVGASFGGGNAFQANQATVQITSMFGLEGGAINTVIGLVIAVLVLCHI; from the coding sequence ATGTTAATTCACAACAATCCGAGATACCCTTTGACGCTTCTTGCTGTCTTGTTTTTGCCCGTGCTCACCTTTGCTCAAGAAAAGGGTCTCGATCAGAAAATTGACAAAGCCTTTGCACCGATCGCCAATGTCTGGGAAAGTATAGTCACCTTTGGGTTTCCGATTATCGGAGTAAGGATGCCGCTGGTGGCCATACTGCTCGTGCTAGGGGCATTGTTTTTTACGGTTTACTTCGGGTTCATCAATATTAGACGATTTCCATTGGCAATTTGGGCAGTTATCGGTAAATACGACTACATCGAACGACGAAACGATCCGATGACAGACAATAATAAAGTCATCGAGGGAAAGAACGGTGAAACGATCAGCATCATTGGCGCGTCCGGAGAGGTCAGCCATTTTCAAGCATTGGCAACAGCCATTTCGGGTACTGTGGGTCTCGGAAACGTTGCCGGGGTGGCCGTGGCAATCGCAATCGGTGGTCCCGGCGCCACGTTTTGGATGATTATTTGTGGGCTTTTAGGTATGTCCACCAAATTCGTTGAATGCACGCTCGGTGTCAAATACAGAGACATAGACTCGAATGGAACGGTTTACGGTGGACCGATGTATTATCTCTCGAAAGGGTTAGCTGAGCGGGGATTGACCAGGCTGGGTAGAGTCTTCGGGATAATTTTTGCTACGCTTTGTGTCGGGGCTTCATTCGGGGGAGGAAACGCCTTTCAGGCGAATCAAGCAACGGTTCAGATCACATCGATGTTTGGCCTAGAAGGTGGAGCCATTAATACCGTCATCGGATTGGTGATCGCCGTTCTAGTGCTTTGTCACATCTAA